In Pseudothermotoga hypogea DSM 11164 = NBRC 106472, the following are encoded in one genomic region:
- a CDS encoding ComF family protein — translation MNRYFETILKVVFPNSCVLCGRTISAFSLLCEECEAKLFRGPIPLVEKTKWCEVYFYGRYESLLRDVILAYKNGGHWRLRKILARAIFETMSRYSTSFDVLTWVPSSFKALEERGFDTMGMIAKVVSKNIHTKCVSLIESAAPSTKRGLTRQQRRESVRGMFVLKAKPRGTVALIDDVYTTGATINECSKLLLQAGAEKVIAYCIARA, via the coding sequence ATGAACAGATATTTCGAGACAATTCTGAAAGTTGTCTTCCCGAACAGTTGTGTTTTGTGCGGAAGAACCATTTCAGCGTTTTCTTTGCTGTGCGAAGAATGCGAGGCCAAGTTGTTCCGTGGGCCAATTCCGCTGGTGGAAAAAACGAAGTGGTGTGAGGTATATTTCTATGGTAGATACGAATCACTGCTTAGAGATGTGATCTTAGCATACAAGAACGGTGGGCACTGGAGACTGAGAAAGATTCTGGCGAGGGCCATTTTCGAAACGATGAGCAGATACTCAACTTCGTTCGACGTTCTGACTTGGGTTCCCTCAAGTTTCAAGGCCTTGGAAGAGAGAGGTTTCGACACAATGGGAATGATCGCGAAGGTTGTTTCGAAAAACATACACACAAAATGTGTCTCCCTCATAGAATCGGCAGCACCTTCCACCAAGAGAGGTTTAACGAGGCAACAGAGAAGAGAAAGCGTGCGTGGAATGTTTGTGCTGAAGGCAAAACCGAGGGGTACCGTCGCACTTATCGATGATGTGTACACCACTGGTGCTACCATCAACGAGTGTTCAAAATTGTTGCTTCAAGCCGGAGCAGAAAAGGTGATCGCCTACTGCATTGCCAGAGCTTGA
- a CDS encoding methyl-accepting chemotaxis protein, with protein MSLKLKVVLLVVVFLVVGVSTVTITNLLAIRGRLLAYAEGEMLQKVEKEAIKLDNWFRERLITLQGIAPNLENLFLFFDVNMIDMSLRSYAEDLEKLGFVGQILMSPDGKTFTLNLQLEKDLSKERFFQEALNGNIFVQDNVVIKDTKGLLFSVPVLSYSQEIVGVYAAFMPQVKIDELVLNVKHGERGYGFLTNKDAVVISHPDMNMVGKKLSQIDENLKTVEEKILKAEAGTVDYIFQSERKLAAIANLPSVGWSIAVTIPKKEIEAVFQQTIVMSLSVAALIAFIATIVAVLFGRSITKPITMLSAVSQKIAEGDLSQMIEFKKSSGEISLLSSAFSTLTNGLKDSIMNIKKIQQKMSSLNEQIRKDTESAKSASQEAKAVSEDVNKIIASVGQLVHQVNMGAREVASGSEQTSKSALLLSENSEKLRKSSKAVQQAVKKLIDSVEDMARQQQTVSKSIQELADFTGKIEEVISTIYSVAEQTNLLALNAAIEAARAGEAGRGFAVVAEEIRKLAEQSRVSTKQIGDFLVGIKSHAQLMLEQEEEIARRTEESNKAINESLKTLEGMMEEIEKVASMSNDLAAISQEQTAAVEEINAAIERIVKEIDKVSSSIDKLSKGVTDQAERVEGLSQSLEEVMKVFEELTMTFAKYKV; from the coding sequence ATGTCACTGAAACTCAAGGTAGTTTTGCTCGTAGTCGTGTTCCTCGTGGTAGGTGTTTCGACGGTCACGATAACGAATCTGCTGGCGATCAGAGGAAGGCTTCTGGCTTACGCCGAAGGAGAGATGCTGCAAAAGGTTGAAAAGGAAGCAATCAAGCTGGATAACTGGTTCAGAGAAAGGCTCATCACACTTCAGGGTATAGCTCCGAACCTGGAAAATCTGTTTCTGTTTTTCGATGTGAACATGATCGATATGAGCCTGCGCTCCTACGCTGAAGACTTAGAAAAACTTGGTTTCGTCGGGCAGATCTTGATGAGCCCTGATGGAAAAACTTTTACCTTGAACCTTCAGCTGGAAAAAGATTTGTCCAAGGAAAGGTTCTTCCAAGAAGCCTTGAATGGAAACATCTTTGTTCAGGACAACGTGGTTATCAAGGACACCAAGGGTTTGCTCTTCTCCGTACCGGTTTTGAGTTATTCACAGGAGATCGTTGGTGTTTACGCGGCTTTCATGCCCCAGGTCAAGATCGACGAACTCGTTTTGAATGTGAAACATGGGGAGCGTGGCTATGGATTCTTAACGAACAAAGATGCCGTTGTGATATCACACCCGGACATGAACATGGTGGGAAAAAAGCTCAGCCAGATTGATGAGAACCTGAAAACCGTCGAAGAAAAGATTTTGAAGGCCGAAGCTGGTACAGTGGATTACATTTTCCAATCTGAAAGAAAACTGGCTGCAATCGCAAATCTTCCAAGCGTGGGATGGTCCATCGCTGTGACCATTCCCAAGAAAGAGATAGAGGCGGTTTTCCAGCAAACCATTGTGATGAGTTTGAGCGTTGCTGCCTTGATTGCCTTCATCGCGACGATCGTAGCTGTTCTATTTGGCAGATCCATTACCAAGCCGATCACGATGCTCTCAGCGGTCTCGCAGAAGATAGCCGAAGGTGATCTTTCTCAAATGATCGAGTTCAAAAAATCGAGCGGAGAGATCTCCTTGCTTTCGAGTGCCTTCTCCACATTGACGAACGGCTTGAAAGACAGTATAATGAACATCAAAAAGATACAGCAGAAGATGAGCTCTCTGAATGAGCAAATACGGAAGGATACAGAATCGGCAAAAAGTGCGTCTCAAGAAGCAAAAGCTGTGTCCGAAGATGTGAACAAGATCATCGCAAGTGTGGGTCAGTTGGTGCATCAGGTGAACATGGGTGCGAGGGAAGTGGCATCCGGAAGCGAGCAGACATCCAAGAGCGCACTCTTGCTCTCTGAGAACTCAGAAAAACTACGCAAGTCTTCCAAAGCGGTTCAACAAGCGGTGAAGAAGTTGATCGATTCGGTTGAGGACATGGCTCGCCAGCAACAGACAGTGAGCAAATCCATACAGGAGCTCGCCGACTTCACTGGGAAGATCGAAGAGGTGATAAGTACCATCTATTCCGTGGCGGAACAGACGAACCTTCTGGCTCTGAACGCAGCGATAGAGGCAGCGAGGGCGGGTGAGGCTGGCAGAGGATTCGCCGTTGTCGCTGAAGAGATAAGAAAGCTCGCGGAACAGAGCAGGGTTTCTACGAAGCAGATCGGAGATTTTCTGGTCGGTATAAAGTCGCACGCTCAGCTCATGCTCGAACAGGAAGAAGAGATTGCCAGGAGAACTGAGGAGAGCAACAAGGCGATCAACGAGAGTCTGAAGACACTCGAAGGCATGATGGAGGAAATCGAAAAAGTCGCGAGTATGTCGAACGATCTTGCAGCGATCAGCCAGGAACAAACTGCGGCAGTTGAAGAAATCAACGCTGCTATAGAGAGGATTGTTAAAGAGATCGATAAAGTTTCCAGCAGTATTGACAAACTTTCGAAAGGTGTGACGGATCAAGCCGAGAGGGTCGAGGGACTATCGCAGAGTCTGGAAGAAGTCATGAAGGTTTTCGAGGAACTGACGATGACGTTCGCCAAGTACAAGGTATGA
- a CDS encoding ABC transporter ATP-binding protein has translation MEEGVVAAVDDVSFELKPQEVLGIVGETGSGKSVTVKSIMRLIKPPGKIVRGEVIYKGQDILKLDEKEMYNIRGKEISMVFQDPMTSLNPLFTIGNQLMETIMQHQKVSKEEAYKRAIEMLKLVQIPEPEKRMKSYPFEFSGGMRQRVVIAIALSCNPSVLIADEPTTALDVTIQAQILELMKQLQETLKMAMIFITHDLGVIASMAHRIIVMYGGKQMEEGSAEDIFYNPVHPYTNMLLKSIPRVDKKVERLEPIPGQPPRMIDIPKVCPFLPRCPRSVDECSKSVPDMVEVSPGHRVRCFNPVEGGV, from the coding sequence ATGGAAGAAGGTGTCGTCGCTGCGGTTGACGACGTGAGCTTTGAACTGAAACCGCAAGAAGTGCTCGGCATAGTCGGAGAAACCGGTTCAGGCAAGAGTGTCACCGTCAAATCGATCATGCGTTTGATAAAGCCACCGGGAAAGATCGTAAGAGGAGAGGTGATTTACAAAGGCCAAGACATACTCAAGCTCGATGAAAAAGAGATGTACAACATACGCGGTAAAGAGATCAGCATGGTCTTCCAAGATCCCATGACGTCTTTGAACCCACTGTTCACCATAGGGAATCAGTTGATGGAGACCATCATGCAGCACCAAAAGGTATCAAAGGAAGAGGCTTACAAGAGAGCCATCGAGATGCTCAAGCTCGTACAGATACCGGAACCAGAGAAAAGGATGAAGTCCTATCCGTTCGAATTCAGTGGTGGTATGAGACAGCGTGTCGTCATAGCCATAGCGCTCAGTTGCAACCCGAGCGTGCTCATAGCCGACGAGCCGACGACAGCTTTGGACGTCACGATACAAGCACAGATACTCGAGTTGATGAAACAACTGCAGGAAACTCTGAAGATGGCGATGATCTTCATCACGCATGATCTGGGTGTGATCGCCTCGATGGCGCACAGGATCATCGTCATGTACGGTGGAAAACAGATGGAAGAAGGATCGGCAGAGGATATCTTTTACAATCCCGTGCATCCTTACACGAACATGCTCTTGAAAAGCATTCCAAGGGTGGACAAGAAAGTGGAAAGACTCGAACCAATACCAGGTCAACCCCCTCGTATGATCGACATACCCAAGGTCTGTCCTTTCTTGCCGCGTTGTCCAAGGTCAGTCGATGAGTGTTCCAAAAGTGTTCCAGACATGGTGGAAGTGTCGCCCGGTCATCGCGTGAGATGTTTCAACCCGGTCGAAGGTGGTGTATGA
- a CDS encoding ABC transporter ATP-binding protein: MSEKDVLVKVVGLKKHFPIKQGFFIKRTVAHVKAVDGVDFEIKKGETFALVGESGCGKTTVGRTILRLIDPTEGQIFFDGTDISKLGYKQLLPFRRRMQIVFQDPMSSLNPRMTVGQIVTEPMIFHNVVKTKQEAYERAKELMEMVGLKTFHLDRYPHQFSGGQRQRVAIARAIAIQPEFIVLDEPTSALDVSVQAQIINMFLDFQERFHFSYLFISHNLGLVRFISQRVAIMYLGRIVEMGDSEEIFSQPLHPYSKALLSATPVPDPKVEKARKRIILTGGVPSPINRPSGCFFNPRCPFKVEICEKEYPQMIQVSNNHWVACHLVK; encoded by the coding sequence GTGAGCGAGAAAGACGTGCTCGTGAAAGTGGTCGGACTGAAGAAACACTTTCCCATAAAACAGGGATTCTTCATAAAGAGAACAGTCGCCCACGTGAAAGCGGTCGACGGTGTGGATTTTGAAATCAAGAAAGGCGAAACCTTTGCGCTGGTTGGAGAATCGGGTTGTGGTAAGACCACGGTCGGGCGTACCATACTCAGGCTCATCGATCCCACCGAGGGACAGATCTTCTTCGACGGCACCGACATATCGAAACTGGGCTACAAACAGTTGCTCCCTTTCAGAAGGAGGATGCAGATCGTTTTCCAAGATCCGATGAGCTCGTTGAATCCGAGAATGACGGTCGGACAGATCGTGACTGAGCCGATGATTTTCCACAACGTTGTGAAAACGAAGCAGGAAGCGTACGAAAGGGCAAAAGAATTGATGGAAATGGTGGGTTTGAAGACGTTTCATCTGGACAGATACCCGCACCAGTTCAGCGGAGGTCAACGTCAGAGGGTCGCCATAGCGAGGGCGATCGCAATACAGCCCGAGTTCATCGTTCTGGACGAGCCGACCTCTGCGCTCGATGTGTCTGTTCAAGCGCAAATCATAAACATGTTCCTCGACTTTCAAGAGAGGTTTCATTTCAGCTATTTGTTCATCTCGCACAACCTTGGTTTGGTGAGGTTCATCAGTCAAAGAGTTGCTATAATGTATCTTGGTAGGATCGTGGAAATGGGCGATTCGGAAGAGATATTCTCGCAACCTTTACATCCTTACAGTAAGGCCTTGCTCTCAGCCACACCCGTGCCGGATCCAAAGGTCGAGAAAGCAAGAAAGAGGATTATACTCACGGGGGGTGTACCGAGCCCCATAAACAGACCGAGTGGTTGTTTCTTCAACCCGAGATGTCCCTTCAAGGTCGAAATCTGTGAAAAAGAATATCCTCAGATGATACAGGTTTCAAACAACCACTGGGTGGCGTGCCACCTGGTGAAGTAA
- a CDS encoding ABC transporter substrate-binding protein, translating into MRKALVVLMLLAVVAIFAAEKYVWFDENTPYLGSDATGKYGGRIVVAALGGPRTMNYTVAKETSSTDVIALFMGYGGTLVELDNYARLHPCIAKRCEVELTDEGKMIITFWLREGIKWSDGQPFTADDFVFTVNDVYCNPDIPSSTQDVIKDSQGRLPRAEKIDDYTVRVIYEEPNRLAVRYIGGLYIWPKHIAEQWVKDGTFREKWTVEAINNKELVGLGPFIPVEYVPDQYIRAVRNPYYWKKDANGNQLPYLDEFVFKILPDLNAIKLAFENGEIDIYGVTAQFYPEIKAKAKEKNWIVGTGGPTYGTTFITFNWNHDDPVKRSWFRNEYFRKAVAYAMDKEAMIDTLLAGLGIAQWGPVSVLSPFYNEDALRKYPYDLDYARMMLQLGGFSWDKDGNLIDADGNKVEFILSTNAGNIVREGMCNIIREELGKLGIKVTFVPLDFNLLVNKMLNTTDWEAIVIGLTGSDEPQGGRNVWAQKGTLHFWNYHPEAAPGGQIKPEIYEAPDWELEIDRIFAENIKILDQKKVYEMFSRFQELVSEHLPLIYTVQQLYLYAHKADLNIIDPNAFGGMLWTLPWIYWKK; encoded by the coding sequence GTGAGGAAAGCTTTAGTAGTCTTAATGCTACTCGCGGTGGTGGCAATCTTCGCGGCAGAAAAGTACGTGTGGTTTGACGAAAACACACCGTACCTGGGTTCGGACGCCACGGGAAAGTACGGCGGAAGGATCGTTGTGGCAGCGTTGGGCGGCCCAAGGACGATGAACTACACGGTCGCAAAAGAGACGAGCTCGACAGATGTCATCGCACTGTTCATGGGCTACGGTGGAACTTTGGTGGAACTTGACAACTACGCGAGATTGCATCCATGCATTGCAAAGCGGTGCGAAGTCGAACTCACAGACGAGGGTAAGATGATCATCACGTTCTGGTTGAGAGAAGGCATCAAGTGGTCGGATGGTCAACCGTTCACCGCAGATGACTTCGTCTTCACAGTCAACGATGTTTACTGCAATCCCGATATCCCGAGCAGCACTCAGGACGTCATCAAAGATTCTCAGGGTAGGTTGCCGAGAGCCGAAAAAATCGACGATTACACGGTCAGGGTGATCTACGAAGAACCAAACCGCTTGGCCGTGAGGTACATCGGTGGTCTGTACATCTGGCCCAAGCACATCGCCGAGCAGTGGGTCAAGGATGGCACGTTCCGAGAGAAGTGGACCGTCGAAGCGATCAACAACAAAGAATTGGTTGGCCTTGGACCGTTCATACCTGTGGAGTACGTGCCGGATCAGTACATCAGGGCAGTGAGAAACCCGTACTACTGGAAGAAGGATGCGAACGGAAATCAACTGCCTTACTTGGACGAGTTCGTCTTCAAGATTCTGCCGGATCTCAACGCGATCAAACTCGCTTTCGAGAACGGCGAAATCGATATCTACGGTGTGACCGCACAGTTCTATCCAGAGATCAAGGCGAAGGCGAAGGAGAAGAACTGGATCGTCGGAACTGGCGGACCGACGTACGGAACGACGTTCATCACCTTCAACTGGAACCACGACGATCCCGTGAAGAGATCCTGGTTCAGGAACGAATACTTCAGAAAAGCCGTTGCATACGCCATGGACAAAGAGGCCATGATCGACACACTCCTGGCGGGCCTTGGTATCGCACAGTGGGGTCCCGTGTCTGTGCTGTCACCCTTCTACAACGAAGATGCTCTGAGGAAGTATCCGTACGATCTGGATTATGCGCGCATGATGCTGCAACTGGGAGGCTTCAGCTGGGATAAGGATGGCAACTTGATCGATGCCGATGGTAACAAGGTCGAGTTCATCCTCTCCACGAACGCTGGAAACATCGTCCGAGAGGGTATGTGCAACATCATCAGAGAAGAGCTCGGAAAACTTGGGATCAAAGTCACTTTTGTGCCGCTCGACTTCAACCTGTTGGTCAACAAGATGCTGAACACCACCGACTGGGAAGCGATCGTCATAGGCTTGACCGGTTCGGACGAGCCACAGGGTGGAAGGAACGTCTGGGCACAGAAAGGAACACTCCACTTCTGGAATTACCATCCGGAAGCGGCACCCGGAGGTCAGATCAAGCCCGAGATCTACGAAGCACCAGATTGGGAATTGGAGATCGACAGAATCTTCGCAGAGAACATCAAGATTCTCGATCAGAAGAAGGTCTACGAAATGTTCTCGAGATTCCAAGAACTCGTCTCCGAGCATTTGCCACTCATTTACACGGTGCAGCAACTGTACCTCTACGCTCACAAGGCCGATCTGAACATCATCGATCCAAATGCCTTCGGTGGAATGCTCTGGACGTTGCCTTGGATCTACTGGAAGAAGTGA
- a CDS encoding ABC transporter permease, producing the protein MLKYIARRLIIAIPELLIISFMVFMIMEAAPGDFLDQYKLDPSMSKETLEAMRKELGLDQHPLVRYFKWLSGAVRGNFGYSFYYRRPVSKLIWERVAATLTLSLTSLAGSWILGVALGTFAALKKYSLADKILTVFAFSFIAVPSFFLGLLLLYLAARTGWFPIGGMISIDHNTMTTWQRFKDLLWHMTLPATALTLGSMAGLMRYMRGSLLDVLNEDYVTFARAKGMPERIVVFKHAMRNAINPMITFLGFSISGILGGSLFIENIFAWPGMGRLIYQALIQKDLYLVITSGLISAVLLVVGNLVADILLALVDPRVRLT; encoded by the coding sequence GTGCTGAAATACATCGCAAGGAGATTGATCATAGCGATACCTGAGTTGTTAATCATCTCCTTTATGGTCTTCATGATCATGGAAGCAGCTCCAGGAGATTTCTTGGATCAGTACAAGCTCGATCCATCGATGTCGAAAGAAACGCTTGAGGCGATGAGGAAAGAGCTGGGATTGGATCAACATCCACTTGTCAGATACTTCAAGTGGCTGTCGGGAGCCGTCAGAGGTAATTTCGGATATTCTTTCTACTACAGACGGCCGGTCTCGAAGCTCATCTGGGAGCGCGTGGCGGCAACACTCACCTTGTCGCTCACTTCGCTCGCTGGTTCATGGATCTTGGGTGTTGCGCTCGGTACGTTTGCGGCACTGAAGAAGTACTCGCTCGCAGACAAGATACTCACCGTCTTCGCGTTCAGTTTCATCGCAGTTCCATCTTTCTTTCTGGGTCTGCTGCTCTTGTACCTTGCAGCTCGCACGGGATGGTTCCCCATCGGTGGCATGATCTCGATTGATCACAACACCATGACCACGTGGCAGAGATTCAAAGATCTTCTGTGGCACATGACGTTGCCAGCGACGGCTCTGACGCTCGGTTCGATGGCGGGCCTCATGAGATACATGCGCGGTTCGCTTTTGGACGTTCTGAACGAAGATTATGTGACCTTCGCACGTGCGAAAGGGATGCCCGAGCGAATAGTCGTGTTCAAGCACGCGATGAGAAACGCGATCAACCCGATGATCACCTTCCTTGGTTTCAGTATATCTGGTATCCTCGGAGGTTCACTGTTCATAGAAAACATATTCGCTTGGCCTGGGATGGGCAGGCTCATATACCAGGCCTTGATACAGAAAGACCTTTATCTGGTGATCACCAGCGGTCTCATAAGCGCCGTGCTCTTGGTCGTGGGTAATCTGGTGGCAGACATCCTCTTGGCGCTCGTCGATCCGCGAGTTCGTCTGACTTGA
- a CDS encoding ABC transporter permease: MDFQEKYLSRGQLIWRAFLKHKLGVGALVVLIVLYLMALFADFLSPYNPAEQSLRHTYSPPTKVYRTYKGQRTKPYVLPSMSYVDKITYERTYKEMLFPRRLVIEKADGTRMTYELGKDGVESFKFSVNRVESIKVNGQWYDVKKSPAITDYFLFNYNENVLNKGVSRFETTSAVAQEMFFKTYKDRFGLTSEYDVEAVAVTEILDSIVIKKDGKFEMIKGKVVDYDYKTYPIKWFIKSWTGKLLWLFPSKLHLFGVDNYDNNQFVKFYIMGADLFGRDVFSRIVFASRISLSIGLIGVFITIAFALVFGGISGYYGGLVDEAFMRFAEIIMSIPGFYLMIMLRAVLPLDLPSTQIYLLIVFILSFIGWAGTSRVIRGLVLSIREREFVEAAVAIGLSNWKVLTRHVLPNTTTYLIVNATLRIPGYILGEAGLSFLGLGIREPQASWGLMLAQAQDVYVITRASWLLIPGVFIFVTVLAFNFVGDALRDALDPRSLG; encoded by the coding sequence ATGGATTTTCAAGAAAAGTATCTCAGCAGAGGTCAACTCATCTGGAGAGCATTTCTCAAACATAAGCTCGGTGTTGGAGCGCTCGTGGTGCTGATAGTTCTCTACCTCATGGCCTTGTTCGCAGATTTCTTGTCTCCCTACAATCCCGCAGAACAATCTTTGAGACATACGTACTCGCCCCCAACGAAGGTTTACAGGACTTACAAAGGTCAGAGGACGAAACCTTACGTGCTTCCGTCGATGAGTTACGTCGACAAGATCACATACGAAAGGACGTACAAGGAAATGCTCTTTCCGCGAAGGCTCGTCATTGAAAAGGCTGATGGTACGAGAATGACGTACGAACTTGGAAAAGACGGCGTCGAATCGTTCAAATTCTCTGTGAACAGAGTTGAGAGCATAAAGGTGAACGGTCAGTGGTACGACGTCAAAAAGAGTCCTGCCATCACCGATTACTTCCTGTTCAACTACAACGAAAACGTTTTGAACAAAGGTGTTTCGCGTTTCGAGACGACTTCCGCCGTGGCACAGGAAATGTTTTTCAAGACATACAAGGATAGGTTCGGTTTGACGAGCGAGTACGATGTGGAAGCCGTAGCGGTGACGGAAATTCTCGACAGCATCGTTATCAAGAAAGATGGAAAGTTCGAAATGATCAAGGGTAAGGTGGTCGACTACGATTACAAAACCTACCCGATCAAATGGTTCATCAAAAGCTGGACAGGAAAGTTGCTTTGGCTCTTTCCATCGAAGTTGCACCTTTTCGGTGTCGACAATTACGACAACAATCAATTCGTGAAGTTTTACATAATGGGTGCCGATCTGTTCGGGAGGGACGTCTTTTCGAGGATAGTCTTCGCCTCAAGGATCTCCCTATCCATCGGCTTGATAGGTGTCTTCATCACGATCGCGTTCGCCTTGGTGTTCGGAGGTATATCCGGTTACTACGGTGGTCTGGTGGACGAGGCGTTCATGAGGTTCGCCGAGATCATCATGTCGATACCAGGTTTCTATCTCATGATCATGCTGAGAGCCGTCTTACCGCTCGATCTACCATCCACGCAAATCTATTTGCTCATCGTGTTCATCCTCTCGTTCATAGGTTGGGCTGGGACTTCCCGTGTCATAAGAGGTTTGGTGCTCTCGATAAGAGAAAGAGAATTCGTGGAGGCAGCCGTCGCGATAGGATTATCCAACTGGAAAGTACTCACAAGACATGTGCTTCCCAACACGACAACGTACCTGATCGTCAACGCAACGTTGAGGATACCTGGTTACATACTCGGTGAAGCGGGCTTGAGCTTTTTGGGATTGGGTATAAGAGAACCACAGGCGTCTTGGGGATTGATGCTCGCTCAGGCGCAGGACGTGTACGTGATAACGAGAGCATCCTGGCTTTTGATACCAGGTGTGTTCATCTTCGTGACGGTTCTCGCGTTCAACTTTGTGGGAGACGCTCTGAGAGACGCATTGGATCCAAGGTCCTTAGGTTGA
- the murC gene encoding UDP-N-acetylmuramate--L-alanine ligase, which yields MRIHFVGIGGVGMSSLAIHCHLMGHDVYGSDISRNEHTEVLERLGVKIFLGHTRENWLNPELLVHTPAVSANNPELLRAQEENVRIVTRFELLRQLVESSTQFAVTGSDGKTTTTAMLAHVLKAIGADPTVFLGGMNPSLEFGNYRKGSGPFVYELDESQPSFSSFHPTHLIITNARRDHLENFHGDESYYMSCFEKLAESAQNVVTFREDRLTSHLGHHTFGLNEGTCVLLDRKVERFEQLATIRLDGKTHKLRLRVPGLHNVLNAMAVVTLLWAAGFNPADAVKALSSFVGTYRRFSVTTIDESKNIYVVDDYAHTPDEIAWLIRTSREVFTGLKQVMIFQPHRYTRLAREDGNFAKALMDADEIYVTEVYGAFEQVLPNVSARMIVDGLKNHGKKAEYVPSPEELLMKVKPAPNTVYLFVGAGDIIDYSKKFVRESIST from the coding sequence ATGAGAATTCACTTCGTTGGAATTGGCGGTGTGGGAATGAGTTCTTTGGCGATACATTGTCATTTGATGGGACATGATGTGTACGGTTCGGATATAAGCAGAAACGAGCACACAGAGGTTCTTGAGAGACTCGGTGTGAAGATTTTCTTGGGACACACTCGTGAGAACTGGCTCAATCCAGAACTCTTAGTCCACACACCCGCGGTCAGTGCGAACAACCCTGAATTGTTGAGAGCACAGGAAGAGAACGTTCGTATCGTCACGCGTTTCGAACTGCTCAGACAGCTCGTTGAAAGCTCAACTCAGTTTGCGGTAACAGGCTCTGACGGTAAGACCACGACCACCGCAATGCTCGCACACGTCCTGAAGGCGATTGGTGCAGATCCGACGGTGTTCTTAGGTGGCATGAACCCCTCGCTCGAGTTTGGAAACTACAGGAAGGGAAGCGGGCCCTTCGTTTACGAACTGGATGAGAGTCAACCGAGTTTTTCTTCCTTCCATCCAACGCACCTCATAATCACGAATGCCAGAAGAGACCATCTGGAGAACTTCCATGGCGATGAATCTTACTATATGTCGTGCTTCGAAAAATTGGCAGAATCTGCGCAGAACGTTGTCACCTTTCGTGAGGATCGGTTGACTTCGCATCTGGGTCATCACACGTTTGGTTTGAACGAGGGAACTTGTGTTCTTCTGGACAGAAAGGTCGAACGGTTTGAACAACTTGCAACGATCAGACTGGATGGGAAGACTCACAAGTTGAGATTGAGAGTTCCCGGTCTTCACAACGTCTTGAACGCAATGGCGGTTGTGACTTTGCTGTGGGCTGCAGGGTTCAACCCCGCAGACGCGGTCAAGGCGTTGTCGAGCTTCGTTGGCACATACAGAAGGTTCAGCGTCACAACGATCGATGAGTCGAAGAACATATACGTGGTGGATGACTATGCGCACACACCTGACGAGATCGCTTGGTTGATTCGAACATCGCGTGAAGTTTTCACCGGATTGAAGCAGGTGATGATCTTTCAACCCCATCGCTACACGAGGCTCGCCAGAGAGGACGGAAACTTCGCCAAGGCTTTGATGGACGCAGATGAAATTTATGTTACAGAGGTCTACGGCGCATTTGAGCAGGTTCTTCCGAACGTTTCCGCACGAATGATCGTGGATGGCCTGAAAAATCACGGCAAGAAGGCTGAGTATGTTCCATCACCTGAAGAGCTACTGATGAAAGTAAAACCCGCACCGAACACAGTGTATCTGTTCGTTGGTGCGGGCGACATAATAGACTATTCGAAAAAGTTTGTTCGGGAAAGTATCTCAACCTAA